CATCGACGGCCGTGCCCAGGGCGACGCCGGCGCGCAGGTTGTAGGAGATGGTGACGGCGGGCAGCTGTCCGTTATGCTGGATGGACTGTGGGCCGACTCCCTTGGTGAATTTCGCGACGGCTCCGAGCGGGATCAGATTGCCGGTTTGGGAACGGACGAACAGCTGACTCAATGCCGTGGGGTCCCGCTGATACTCCGGCTTGAGCTCCATGATCACCCAATACTGGTTGGTCTGCGTGAAGATCGTGGAGATCTGTCGCGATCCGAAGGAGTTGTAGAGCGCCTGTTCGATCTGCGTGGCCGTGACGGCCAGCGCTGACGCGCGCTCGCGATCGATCTCGATGCCCACCTGCGGATTGCCCACCTGCAAGTCGCTGGAGATCCCTTCGATTTCGGGCAGGTCGCGCAGGCGCTGCTCGAGCAGGCGGCCCGCCGTATACAACTGGGCGATATCCGAGCCCTGCAAGGAAATCTGATACGAACTGTTGCCGCGACGACCGCCGATGTTGATTGGCGGCGGATTGCGGAAGAAGACCTGGACGCCGGGAACGCGCGATGTGGCGCGCGTGAGATCACGCATGATCTGGTCGACGTGCGGGCGTTGTCCGCGCGGCTTGAGCGTCATCTGCAAGCGACCACTGTTACTGCCGCCGAATCCGCCGCCCAGTGACCCAAGGACAAAGGCCACGTTCGTGTCGGCGCGGACGATCTCGGCCACCGCGCGCACCTTGGCCACCATGGCGTCATACCCGACACCTTCCGGGCCTTCAATCGACCCGGACAGACGGCCCGTGTCTTCCGATGGGATGAATCCCTTGGGAATGATCATGAACAACCCAACCGTCGTCGCCATCATGGCGGCGCCGAACAGCATCGTCATTCCGCGATGCCGCATGATCCACCCCAGAGAGCTCACGTATCCGCGCTCGCTGGCCTGATACAGGCGCTCAACGGAACGCCACTTGCCCTCGGACGAGGAATGGCCCTCGCCCTGGCGCAGGAAGCGCGCACAGAGCATGGGGGTCAACGTAAGCGATATGAACCCGGACACGAGGATGGCGACGCCAATGGTGACGGCGAACTCGCGGAACAGGCGACCCACCAACCCGGGCATGAAGAGCAGTGGAATGAACACCGCCACCAACGACACGGTCATCGACAGAATCGTGAAGCTGATTTCCTTCGACCCGTCGAGGGCGGCCTGCATGGGCGTCTTGCCCATCTCGAGATGTCGAAAGACGTTCTCGAGCATGACGATGGCGTCGTCGACGACAAATCCGACGGCCAGTGTCAGCGCCATGAGCGACAGGTTGTCCAGGCTGAAGTCGAGCGCCCACATCACACAGCAGGTGCCGATGAGCGAAAACGGCAGCGCCAACGACGGAATGACGGTTGCGCGCACGTTGCGCAGGAACAGGAAGATCACCATCACGACCAGCGCGAGCGTGATGCTCATCGTGATCTTGACGTCGTTCACCGATTCCTCGATCGAGTCGGCCTTGTCGTAGATCTTTTCGACACGGATGCTGGCCGGCAGCTGCGGCTTGAGCAGCTCCAGCGCGTCGTGGACGCCTCGCGATACCGCCACGGTATTCACGCCTGGCTGGCGAATGATGGACAGCGAAATGTTGCCGCGCCCGTTCAGTTCACTCAGGCCGCGCTGGTTCTGCAAGTCGTCCAGCACGTTGCCCAGGTCACCCAACCGTACCGGGGCGTTGTTGCGATACGCGACCACCAATTGGCGGTACTGGGCGGCATTCTTGAGCTGGCCGCTGGCCTGCACCGTGAACGACTGATTGGGACCCATCAGCACGCCGCCGGGCAGGTTGGAGTTGCCCGCCTGCACCGCCTGCTGCACCTCGTCGATGCCAATGCCGCGCGCCACCAGCGCGCCCGGATCAAGCTGAATGCGCACGGCGTACTTGGCCGATCCGAACACCTGCACCTGCGCCACGCCCGACACCGTCGAGAGGCGTTGGCCGACAAACGTTTCGACGTACTCATTGAGCTCCGTACGGGTCATCTGATCCGTACTGAAGCTGTACATCGCGATTGGCTGATCGGCCGCATTCGCCTTGTTGTACGAGGGCGGATTGATGCCTTGCGGCAACTGCCGCAGCGTCTTGGAAATGGCGGACTGGACGTCTGCCGCGGCCTTGTCGATGTCGCGCTCCAGATTGAACTGGAGGGTGACATTGACGCTGCCCTGCGAACTCGACGAGGTGATGTTGTCGATGCCCGAGATGGTCGAAAACTGCTGCTCGAGCGGTGTGGCCACCGACGTCGCCATGACTTCCGGGCTGGCGCCCGGCAACGACGCATTCACCGTGATGGTGGGATAATCGATGGTGGGCAGATCGCTCACCGGTAGCCCGCGATACGCGATGATGCCGAAAACGAGAATGCCGATCATGACCAGCGAGGTCATGACCGGCCGCTTGATCCAAATGGCGCTCATGTTCACGGTGAATTGCCTCCGCGACCACCAGTTTGCCCGCCACCGCGCCCGCTGCGCCCGCCACGTCCACCACGCCCCCCACGTCCACCGCCCGCACTGGGAACGTTCGAGCGCAGCTCAATCTTGGCCCCGTCGCTGAGCTTGTTTTGTCCTTCGACAATCACCTGCTCGCCGCCGACGAGCCCGCTGTCCAACTTCACGGCACCGCCGGTTTGCCGACCCACTTTCACGCCCACGCGCCTGGCCGTACCACTGTCCACCACATAGACAAACGATCCACTGGCAGTGGTGACCACGGCTTCTGCGGGAACCGTGACCGCATTGCTGTCGATCGACAACTCCAAACCAACGGTCACGAACTGACCGGGCCAGAGATTGCGATCCTCGTTCGCCACGCGCGCCTTGAGCAGCACCGAACCTGTCGCGCGATCGACGACGTTGTTGATGAACGTCAACATGCCCGTCGTCCGCAGCGTGCTGTCGCCGACATTCGGCTGCACCGAAACCGTCAAGGGCTTGTCGAGACCGGCGCGACTGCGCATCTCCACGAAATCACGCTCCGGCACACTGAAGCGCACAAACACGGGTCGCAGTTCGTTGATCGTCACCAGCGGCGGATCGGCCTGCGCGCGCACCAGATTGCCCGCCTTGATGGCGAGTTGACCGGTCCGGCCGGCAATTGGCGCGCGAATCGTGGTGTTGTCGAGGTCGAGTTGCGCGCGCTGCACGGCGGCGCGATCAGCGGCGACGGTCGCCCCCAACGCGTTGACATCGGTGAATGCCTGATCGACCTGCTGCTTGGTGATGTACCCGTCCTTCGCCAGACCGGCAAAGCGCGTGGAGTCGCCGCGCGCACGCGACAACTGGGCCTCATCTCGCGCCAGCGTGCCGCGCACGCGATCGAGTTCCGCGCGAAACGGGCGCGAGTCGATCTGAAACAGCGTCTGTCCTGCGCGCACCTCATCGCCTTCGGTAATGGCCACGTTGGTCAGCATACCCGAGACCAGCGACTGCACCGAGACCGTGCGACTCGCTTCCACTTCGCCATTGGCGACGACGATGTACGGGAGCGGACCCACCGTGGCAGCCTTGACGGAAACCACCGGTGCCGGGCGCTGCGGGCGGGGCTTCTCCTTGCAGGCTTGCATGGCAAGAAGGGGCGCGGCCAGCAGGAGTCCGGCGCGAAGGATTCGAGGTGACGAAGGCCGCGCTGAGCGCGGCCCGATATCAATGGCGTGCATTCGCAGGGGCGAACGGCGGAATACGAAGGCGCGCAGCTGCTGGCCTCTCTCCAACGACCAGGCGGCGCACCAAGGGACGCGTCACAAGGACGCTCGCCAAGATAACGCCGCCGGAGCGAATTGCGTTGGGGGTCTAAGACGGGAGACGGGAGACGGGAGACCGGAGACGAATGGTGGGGGGCTAAAGGCTCGTAAGCCCACGCTTGGGAGCTGTTTGCATCCGCAGCACCGGGCCTGTCCTCACTTTCGGCGCATCGCGGAGCTCGATTCTCAGGTCCCGTCCGAGGTCACGTCCCAGATCTTCCAACCGGACGCGAAGGCGCTCCCGCGCCCCCTCGAACGCCTCGCTGTTCAGGTCGAAATCCTCGCCATTGATCCGCAGCCGACCTTGCGGCGGCCGAGGCGACACGGCCCCGGGCGGGAGGGCTCGCAGTTGAGGCAGTCGTTCAATCATGGGTGGCATCAACGATCCGCCGCGCATGATCCGTACGCCGCCGTCACCGACCGACATCTGCCATCCGGCATTCGGGAGTTCGGACGTTTTGACCGCTTTCAGCGTTACGTCGCGATATCGACCGTTCCCGTACACCCGGAGGCTGATCGCGCCGCCCGGCGTGACCTTCTGCACCTCCCGAACGAATCGGTTGACCCGCGCCGACATCGCCGACATGTCCTCAATGTCCTCCTTGGGGACCCGCACATCCACGCCGTTTACGGCGGCAACCCGCTCGCCTTCGATGATGCCGCCTTTTTCCGCGGGACCGCCGACCACCACCGAGGAGATGAACAGTCCAAGCGTGTCTCGTACATTGCCCGATCCGCCGATGGATACGCCGATCGCACCCTGCTGATCGCCTTCGTTCGATCGCACCGAGGAGACGCGCCGTTCGCCGCCGCCATCGAGGTCGGCCGCCGAGACCGTCTTGATCTTCAACGAGCGCGTGGTGCCATTGCTGCGCACGCGAAGATCGACATCATCACCCGGTTTGGCCTTTGCCATGGTGCGTTGCAGGCGGCGCTGCGCGATGCCTGCCAGCGCCATGTCTGCCGCGTCCGCCGCACTGACTCGAAGGCTGATGCCATTGATCTCGGTAATCACATCGCCCGTCTTCAGGCCGGCTTTCGCGGCAGGGCCAGTGGCATCGACGTCATCGATTCGGACACCCGAAGTATCCGGGTGACTGCCCAACGTCACGCCAAGTACCGCGCGATCGGCGGCCCGACTCCAGAGGAGCGACAGATCGGGTGCCGTGCGAATCTGCACCTGACTACGGACGCGTTCTTGTGGTTTCGAATCCTGTGCGTTCAGGGTGTGCAGCGATGTGGCGGAGAGCGCCGTCGCGAAGAGTGCGGCGCGGGCAATGATGGGTGTCATGATCGTCTCGTGTTGGAGTGGGACGGTCATGCGACACGGCCAGCGCGTCCAGAGGTTTACTCACCCGGTCTCACGCCTCCCGCGTGCCACCATCAGTCCCGCTCCACTCGTCCCACGTTCCCCAATCGATAGAACAGCGGACCAAGGGCGGTCGCACCGAGAGCGCCGAGCACTGCCGGCATGCCGTATTCGCCGTCCGCGAAACTGAGTCCCACGGTGATCAGCAGAATCACACTGGGAATCGCCACGAGAATCCAGATACCGGTCATGCCCACCGGCACCCGAAACGCGCCACGCAATTCGGGCTGGCGGATGCGCAAGCGAATCAGCGCGCCGTACTCGAGGGCCAGCGCCAGCGAGTAGAGCAGCACGTCGGCCACGACCAGTTGGCCGAATGGCAACAGGGCGAAGATCGAGTAGCACACGGCGGAGACCAGCACGGCGCGCGAGGGATTGGCGCGCTTGTCGAGCGCCGCAATACCCGCCGGCAGCAGTCCGTCACGGGCCATCGCCAGCGGAATGCGCGAATACGCCATGAGCAACGCATTGAACAGGGCCAAAGCGCTGACCAGACCCGCCGCCGCCACAAGCATTGCCAGCAACGGCCCGGCGGCTCCGCCGCTGGCGCGCGCGATCGCGGGCCAGCCGCCGTCGCGCCAGGTGGTCCAGTCGGTGGCCGCCAACGTGGCCGACAACGGCAACACGTAGGCGCACGTCACCACCATCAGCGTGATCGCCAGCGCCCGGGGATAGGTGCTCGATGCCTCGCGGATCTCTTCACCAACCGTGCTGGCATTGTCCCAGCCGATGTAGTTCCACAGCACGGTCGAGAGCCCGACACCCATTGCCGTCCATGGCGTTTCGCCACTGCGCGTGAACGGCGCCCACGGCACATGTGTCATGTGCGGCAACGCCGAGATGGTGATGGCCAGGAAGGTGCCCAGCACCAGCACCGCCGCAAACACCGACACCTGCCCGACACGCAGGGCTCCGCGCAGGTTGATGAACGTGGCACCCCAGATCATCACCAACGAAATCATCCATTGCGTGCTGGCGGCCAATCCCGGGAAGAAGAACGCCAGATATTGATTGAACAGGACGGGATAGATGGCCATATCGACCAGCGAATAGCACCACGTGATCCACCCGTTCTGGAACGCCCAGAACGGCCCGAACGCACGATGCACCCACCGATAGTAGCCGCCCTCTTCCGGCAGCATGCTGGCCAGTTCGGCGACCAGCAGCGTCTCCGGAATGCTCCAAAGCACGGGCACCAGCACCAGCAACAGCAACGACATGCCAGGGCCCACCGAGGCCACCAGCCCTTCCATCGTAAACGCGCCGCCGGAAACATTGAAGAACATCACGGCGGCCAGCGACACCGTGCCCAGCGCTCGACGGAGACTCCGGTCGCTGCTCACCCCACCACGATGTTGAGCAATCGCCTGGGCACGAAGATCACCTTGTTGATCTCGCCGACGATGAACTTGGCGATATTCGCATCGGCACGAGCCTGCGCAAGCGCCGCGTCCTGGGTGATATCGAGAGCGACCCGCACCTTGCCGCGGACCTTGCCGTTGACCTGCACCACCAGATCGACTTCGTCATCAATCAGCATGGCGGCGTCGAACGTGGGCCACCCGCCGTCGAACACGCTGGTCGAGTGCCCCAGTGTCGCCCAGCATTCCTCCGCCAAATGCGGGGCGAACGCCGCGGCCAGTTGCACCAGCGGCAACACCTCGGCGCGGTGCGGCACCCGATCACCACGCCGCACGTGGTTGATGTACTCCATCATCGCGGCAATCGCGGTGTTGTAGGCAAGGTTGGCCGTGTCGTCGCCGACCTTCTTGATGGTGCGATGCAGCTGACGCATCACGGTCGCGTCGGGTGCACCAGTTGATGTCGCATCGCGCACCGACGACCAGAGTCGGTCGAGGAATCGCCTGACGCCGCTGATCCCCTGGTCGCGGAAGTCCCCGCCTTCCTCGTACGGACCGAGGAACATGAGGTACATCCGGAATGCGTCGGCGCCCCACTCCTCCATGTAGACGTCGGGGTTGATGACGTTCCCCTTTGACTTCGACATCTTCGCACCCTCGCGAATGATCATGCCATGCGCGCGGAATCGCGTGAACGGCTCTTCGAAGTCGATATGCCCGGCATCCTTCAACACCATCGTGATGAAGCGCGAGTACAAGAGGTGCAGCACGGCGTGTTCGTTGCCGCCGATGTAGGAATCCACCGGCAACCACGCCTTCGTGCGCGCCGCATCGAAGGGGACGTCGCTTCGGGTCGCGCTGGGATAGCGCAGAAAGTACCAGGCGCTGTCGAGGAACGTATCGGACACGTCGGTTTCACGGCGCGCCATGGTGCCGCACGTGGGACACGGCACCCGGTACCATTCCTCGTGACGCGCCAACGGCGAGATGCCCGAGTCATCCGGCTTGAAATCGGGAATGAACGGCAACTCCACCGGCAACTGCGATTCCGGCACCGGCACGGTACCGCAGTGATCGCAGTAGATGATCGGGATGGGCGGTCCCCAATAGCGTTGACGCGAAATACACCAATCGTGCAGGCGAAAGTTCACCACTGCCTTCGCCGAGCCGCGCTCGGCCAGCCACGCGGTGACGCGCATCTTGGCGTCGGCGACGGAAAGGCCGTCAAAGGCTCCCGAGTTGACGAGGTGGCCGCCGGCGTCATCCGTGTCAGCGGTGTCTCCCAACGGCGTCGAGGCATCCTCGCCGGGTCCAGCCACGACGCGAACGATGGGCAGCGCAAACACGTTCGCGAATTCAAAATCGCGTTCGTCGTGTCCGGGCACCGCCATGATCGCGCCGGTGCCATACTCCATCAGTACATAGTCGGCAATCCAGATGGGAATATTCGCACCGGTTGCCGGATTGACCGCGCACGCGCCGGTGAACACACCCGTCTTCTCGCGCGAACTTTTCCGCGCAATGAGATCCTGCTTTCGCGTGGCATCCTGATAGGCCTGGATCGCGGGGCGTTGCGCCTCGCTGGTCACGGCGGCGACCAGCGGATGCTCCGGCGCCAACACCAAATATGTCGCGCCGTAGATCGTGTCGGCGCGCGTGGTGAACACGCGCACCGTGTCGTCCGTGCCCGCCACACCAAACGTAAGCTCGGCGCCTTCGGAACGACCAATCCAATTGCGTTGCGCCTGCTTGGTAATGGACGACCAGTCAAGCGTGTCAAGATTGTTCAGCAACCGTTCGGCGAACTGGGAAATGCGGAAGAACCACTGCTCCAGCACCCGCTGCTCAACCGCGGTACCGCACCGTTCGCACAGGCCATTCTCCACCTGTTCGTTGGCCAGCACGGTCTTGTCGGTGGGACACCAGTTGACGGCGGCGGCTTTCTTGTACGCCAACCCCTGCTGATGGAGTTGCAGGAAGACCCACTGCGTCCACTTGTAGTAGTCCGGGCGCGAGGTGTCGACCTTGCTGCGCCAGTCGACCATCAGCCCGGCGCGCTCAAGCTGCCGCTGGAAATTGGCGACGTTCCTGGGCGTCAGCTCCATGGGGTGCGCGCCGATTTTCAGCGCGTAGTTCTCCGAGTGGATGCCGAACGCGTCGTAACCGAGTGGCTGAAAGACCTGATGACCCATCAAGCGATGGAACCGCGCAGAGATATCGCTGCCAGTGAAGGCGAACAGGTTGCCGACGTGGAGGCCTTCCGCTGACGGGTACGGGAACATCATCAGCGCGTAGAACGGATTCGAGGCGCCGTCGAGATCTACGTGGTTGGTACCGCGGTCAGCCCACACGCTTTGCCAGTGGGCTTCAACGGCGCGCGGGTCGTAGGTCTTGGGTTCGGTTGGTTCGGTCAATTCGGGCATTCGACAAAGGTAACCGGCTACAGTCATTGGAGTTAGCTGCACCTGCGATGAAACGATACAAGCGGCGGGGATTCAGTGAAGGCCCGAGACGCTTCGTCGGTTATTGTGTCCTGCGGTTGAGCGGAGCGAGGTCATACCGGGAACAGGGCACGGAATGCGGCAACGAAAGAGACGTTGAAGCGAGAGGGCGCGGAGCGATTCGCGCCCTCTCCGTTTTCCTCCTGTCATCGCTTGAACAAGAACGCCGCTGGTTCCAGCCGAGCACCCTTCTCATCGCACACGGCAAATCGCCCGCCAGAGTACAGCGTCGCGCCAGCATAGCGCCCGTCCTTGGCCACTGCGTAGAATTCCAGGTCAAATTTCGGTTTCCCGCTGGCATCCAGCAGGCGCTTTTCGGTCATCGCCACCACGCGCTCAAGGACCTTCAGCAGCGCGGCCTCGGGAGCCAGACCTTGTCGCATGAACTCCACGGCCAGAAATGACGCGCACGACTTGATGTTCGCTTCGCCACGTCCCGTACTGCCTGCTGCGCCAACCTCATTGTCGCAGTACTGGCCAGCCCCGATAATCGGTGAGTCTCCAATGCGCCCGGGCACCTTCCAGGCCATCCCGCTGGTGGTGGTCACCGAGGCGATGTCGCCGCGTACCGTCACCGCGTTCATGTTGATGGTGCCGGTGGTGAACTTGACCTTGATGTCATCATCATGGTCCAACCAGGCGTCGTTGGCATTCAATCGCGATTTCCACCGCATCCAATCCTGACGGGATTTCTCCGTCAGCAGGTTCTGCGGCTTGAATCCCATGGCCAGGGCAAACTTCCTCGCCCCGGGCCCCACCAGCATGAC
The genomic region above belongs to Gemmatimonadaceae bacterium and contains:
- a CDS encoding efflux RND transporter permease subunit yields the protein MNMSAIWIKRPVMTSLVMIGILVFGIIAYRGLPVSDLPTIDYPTITVNASLPGASPEVMATSVATPLEQQFSTISGIDNITSSSSQGSVNVTLQFNLERDIDKAAADVQSAISKTLRQLPQGINPPSYNKANAADQPIAMYSFSTDQMTRTELNEYVETFVGQRLSTVSGVAQVQVFGSAKYAVRIQLDPGALVARGIGIDEVQQAVQAGNSNLPGGVLMGPNQSFTVQASGQLKNAAQYRQLVVAYRNNAPVRLGDLGNVLDDLQNQRGLSELNGRGNISLSIIRQPGVNTVAVSRGVHDALELLKPQLPASIRVEKIYDKADSIEESVNDVKITMSITLALVVMVIFLFLRNVRATVIPSLALPFSLIGTCCVMWALDFSLDNLSLMALTLAVGFVVDDAIVMLENVFRHLEMGKTPMQAALDGSKEISFTILSMTVSLVAVFIPLLFMPGLVGRLFREFAVTIGVAILVSGFISLTLTPMLCARFLRQGEGHSSSEGKWRSVERLYQASERGYVSSLGWIMRHRGMTMLFGAAMMATTVGLFMIIPKGFIPSEDTGRLSGSIEGPEGVGYDAMVAKVRAVAEIVRADTNVAFVLGSLGGGFGGSNSGRLQMTLKPRGQRPHVDQIMRDLTRATSRVPGVQVFFRNPPPINIGGRRGNSSYQISLQGSDIAQLYTAGRLLEQRLRDLPEIEGISSDLQVGNPQVGIEIDRERASALAVTATQIEQALYNSFGSRQISTIFTQTNQYWVIMELKPEYQRDPTALSQLFVRSQTGNLIPLGAVAKFTKGVGPQSIQHNGQLPAVTISYNLRAGVALGTAVDAVQREARNTLPSDVSSVLSGDTQAFAQAQSGLLALLVVAIFVIYVVLGILYESYIHPLTILSGLPFAAVGALATLLIFGKDLSVYAYVGVIMLIGLVKKNAIMMLDFAIEAERERGMSAMEAIVEAARVRFRPIMMTTMAALMGTLPIALGLGAGAESRQPLGLAVVGGLMFSQLVTLYVTPVVYTYLDGLQHRKKRVKDVRAVQGGLVPAAGD
- a CDS encoding efflux RND transporter periplasmic adaptor subunit, with amino-acid sequence MQACKEKPRPQRPAPVVSVKAATVGPLPYIVVANGEVEASRTVSVQSLVSGMLTNVAITEGDEVRAGQTLFQIDSRPFRAELDRVRGTLARDEAQLSRARGDSTRFAGLAKDGYITKQQVDQAFTDVNALGATVAADRAAVQRAQLDLDNTTIRAPIAGRTGQLAIKAGNLVRAQADPPLVTINELRPVFVRFSVPERDFVEMRSRAGLDKPLTVSVQPNVGDSTLRTTGMLTFINNVVDRATGSVLLKARVANEDRNLWPGQFVTVGLELSIDSNAVTVPAEAVVTTASGSFVYVVDSGTARRVGVKVGRQTGGAVKLDSGLVGGEQVIVEGQNKLSDGAKIELRSNVPSAGGGRGGRGGRGGRSGRGGGQTGGRGGNSP
- a CDS encoding PDZ domain-containing protein, translating into MTVPLQHETIMTPIIARAALFATALSATSLHTLNAQDSKPQERVRSQVQIRTAPDLSLLWSRAADRAVLGVTLGSHPDTSGVRIDDVDATGPAAKAGLKTGDVITEINGISLRVSAADAADMALAGIAQRRLQRTMAKAKPGDDVDLRVRSNGTTRSLKIKTVSAADLDGGGERRVSSVRSNEGDQQGAIGVSIGGSGNVRDTLGLFISSVVVGGPAEKGGIIEGERVAAVNGVDVRVPKEDIEDMSAMSARVNRFVREVQKVTPGGAISLRVYGNGRYRDVTLKAVKTSELPNAGWQMSVGDGGVRIMRGGSLMPPMIERLPQLRALPPGAVSPRPPQGRLRINGEDFDLNSEAFEGARERLRVRLEDLGRDLGRDLRIELRDAPKVRTGPVLRMQTAPKRGLTSL
- a CDS encoding APC family permease produces the protein MSSDRSLRRALGTVSLAAVMFFNVSGGAFTMEGLVASVGPGMSLLLLVLVPVLWSIPETLLVAELASMLPEEGGYYRWVHRAFGPFWAFQNGWITWCYSLVDMAIYPVLFNQYLAFFFPGLAASTQWMISLVMIWGATFINLRGALRVGQVSVFAAVLVLGTFLAITISALPHMTHVPWAPFTRSGETPWTAMGVGLSTVLWNYIGWDNASTVGEEIREASSTYPRALAITLMVVTCAYVLPLSATLAATDWTTWRDGGWPAIARASGGAAGPLLAMLVAAAGLVSALALFNALLMAYSRIPLAMARDGLLPAGIAALDKRANPSRAVLVSAVCYSIFALLPFGQLVVADVLLYSLALALEYGALIRLRIRQPELRGAFRVPVGMTGIWILVAIPSVILLITVGLSFADGEYGMPAVLGALGATALGPLFYRLGNVGRVERD
- a CDS encoding leucine--tRNA ligase → MPELTEPTEPKTYDPRAVEAHWQSVWADRGTNHVDLDGASNPFYALMMFPYPSAEGLHVGNLFAFTGSDISARFHRLMGHQVFQPLGYDAFGIHSENYALKIGAHPMELTPRNVANFQRQLERAGLMVDWRSKVDTSRPDYYKWTQWVFLQLHQQGLAYKKAAAVNWCPTDKTVLANEQVENGLCERCGTAVEQRVLEQWFFRISQFAERLLNNLDTLDWSSITKQAQRNWIGRSEGAELTFGVAGTDDTVRVFTTRADTIYGATYLVLAPEHPLVAAVTSEAQRPAIQAYQDATRKQDLIARKSSREKTGVFTGACAVNPATGANIPIWIADYVLMEYGTGAIMAVPGHDERDFEFANVFALPIVRVVAGPGEDASTPLGDTADTDDAGGHLVNSGAFDGLSVADAKMRVTAWLAERGSAKAVVNFRLHDWCISRQRYWGPPIPIIYCDHCGTVPVPESQLPVELPFIPDFKPDDSGISPLARHEEWYRVPCPTCGTMARRETDVSDTFLDSAWYFLRYPSATRSDVPFDAARTKAWLPVDSYIGGNEHAVLHLLYSRFITMVLKDAGHIDFEEPFTRFRAHGMIIREGAKMSKSKGNVINPDVYMEEWGADAFRMYLMFLGPYEEGGDFRDQGISGVRRFLDRLWSSVRDATSTGAPDATVMRQLHRTIKKVGDDTANLAYNTAIAAMMEYINHVRRGDRVPHRAEVLPLVQLAAAFAPHLAEECWATLGHSTSVFDGGWPTFDAAMLIDDEVDLVVQVNGKVRGKVRVALDITQDAALAQARADANIAKFIVGEINKVIFVPRRLLNIVVG
- a CDS encoding N(4)-(beta-N-acetylglucosaminyl)-L-asparaginase; translation: MTIQPAVQAHSDSVTAGLATGSFPWYRRRTVFPSTRPRTGARSVSVSRREFLEQSAALTAAGFLPRVLTPDELVAAGRRSAAATTFRGRPVVISSANGIRGVKVAYDQIVKGDDPLDAIIAGVNIQELDPNDQSVGLGGLPNEEGVVQLDASCMHGPTKRAGSVSAIEDIATPSLVAKAVMDYTDHVMLVGPGARKFALAMGFKPQNLLTEKSRQDWMRWKSRLNANDAWLDHDDDIKVKFTTGTINMNAVTVRGDIASVTTTSGMAWKVPGRIGDSPIIGAGQYCDNEVGAAGSTGRGEANIKSCASFLAVEFMRQGLAPEAALLKVLERVVAMTEKRLLDASGKPKFDLEFYAVAKDGRYAGATLYSGGRFAVCDEKGARLEPAAFLFKR